The Anopheles merus strain MAF chromosome 2L, AmerM5.1, whole genome shotgun sequence genome has a segment encoding these proteins:
- the LOC121594432 gene encoding uncharacterized protein LOC121594432 codes for MDRRKFHRNNFKDDLLHWCAANNWPKEVQKRLEKGDSPYRANKDGLSPMHAAIAHDANLAVKILLERYASDVAIVKEHMQKRFMWKAENNCWKKRPILVACTEEECKQVALLASSCPSAIPFNVQVFVLLRSPTVDDVNRLVALDVCSAEKHTDVMRCINALLPNGVVSLDKTDLRTDCLTYLQTACLYDRAGMVALLVAHGSQLSATGEYESIPLMTAIRTTKMYIVKLLLTKYINRYDPTVQDSRQRNAFHIAVEQSNSQMVDYVLKALIAYRREQFGETESQAFNRIFTHRCEEYSYMTTWSLIRSHSKEQCSKYVVQYGLDLAYQNGENANVVELLTRKIALEYCFEGIRRNVDILKLAAYDGENVLHHLFKHDHLEFVKELYEQNPSVKPIFETTAAFPILCITLRHRKVEMLRFILDNHKDYLRSEPAKLQEYAIGQSWFDRSVYREPFTLLAAAFPEQQDVINQTIAEAIKRQQTKSFTDRFYALQKSFDDAMAELKAEGLPLEHVVDERNRNILHQAVDWDELELIKNLLACGTDLHQKDDEGNWPIFSVRSMDAFELLYDKLRIDPTVTNDHGYNLLHFASKVGSYSRQAILTKLLELGFDINQPTHDGNVPLSLANCCSTVSYLLKQGAVVELVNGSALVQTLHGKQHCAAWALLPKIAHLSWFPEIAHAFLPWMLGNQNRDFFTCSCGRYLEQYPDIRKTLFDSLYNHSRTEAAEFFRKVCHRAINDAARWFLDYGYQIDFDVRDEYGCTPLLGMLVYMEEPNLDVIERLLQKGVTLKARDNWGRNPLIAIAHRFRSAQWYGHSLNTIELLLDHGVEINAQDDSGNTALHYAFEEMQLELAELLMARGADRKLKNNAQKLPYQMVHKSLQPIYAFLG; via the exons ATGGATAGAAGAAAATTTCACAGGAACAACTTTAAGGACGATCTGCTGCATTGGTGTGCGGCAAACAATTGGCCAAAAGAGGTGCAGAAGCGTTTGGAGAAGGGCGACAGTCCATACCGTGCGAACAAGGACGGATTATCGCCAATGCACGCGGCCATAGCACATGATGCGAATCTGGCCGTGAAGATACTGCTCGAGCGCTACGCCTCCGATGTGGCGATCGTGAAAGAGCACATGCAGAAGAGGTTCATGTGGAAAGCGGAAAACAATTGCTGGAAAAAGCGGCCCATCCTGGTGGCCTGCACCGAGGAGGAGTGCAAGCAAGTGGCGCTGTTGGCCAGCTCCTGCCCCTCGGCTATCCCGTTCAATGTGCAAGTGTTTGTGTTACTTCGATCGCCCACCGTGGACGACGTCAACCGGCTCGTCGCGCTGGACGTGTGCTCGGCGGAAAAGCACACCGACGTAATGCGCTGCATCAATGCGCTTCTGCCCAACGGGGTCGTTTCGCTGGACAAGACCGATTTGCGGACGGATTGTTTGACCTACCTGCAGACTGCCTGTCTGTACGATCGTGCCGGCATGGTGGCCCTGCTGGTTGCCCACGGCTCACAGCTGTCTGCTACGGGAGAGTACGAGAGCATTCCCCTGATGACTGCCATCCGTACGACGAAGATGTACATCGttaagctgctgctcacgAAGTATATCAACCGATACGATCCAACTGTGCAGGACAGCAGACAAAGAAATGCGTTTCACATCGCGGTAGAGCAGAGCAATTCGCAAATGGTGGACTACGTACTGAAGGCTTTGATTGCCTATCGTAGAGAGCAATTTGGTGAAACGGAATCACAAGCGTTCAACCGCATCTTTACCCACCGGTGTGAAGAATACAGTTACATGACCACGTGGTCACTCATACGATCACATTCAAAAGAACAATGCAGCAAATATGTGGTACAGTATGGGCTGGACCTAGCGTACCAGAACGGTGAAAACGCGAACGTTGTAGAATTGTTAACGAGAAAGATAGCACTCGAGTACTGTTTCGAGGGAATCCGACGAAATGTGGACATTCTGAAGTTGGCAGCTTATGATGGGGAAAACGTACTCCATCATCTCTTCAAACACGATCATCTGGAGTTTGTGAAGGAGCTATACGAGCAGAATCCCTCTGTTAAACCCATCTTCGAAACCACAGCCGCGTTTCCAATCTTATGCATCACACTGAGGCACAGAAAGGTGGAAATGCTAAGGTTTATCCTGGACAATCATAAAGACTACCTACGATCCGAACCCGCCAAACTGCAGGAGTACGCTATCGGTCAGTCCTGGTTCGACAGGTCCGTGTATAGGGAGCCGTTTACATTGCTGGCAGCCGCATTCCCCGAGCAGCAGGATGTAATCAACCAAACCATTGCGGAAGCAATCAAACGTCAGCAGACTAAAT CTTTTACCGACCGATTCTACGCACTACAAAAATCGTTCGATGATGCTATGGCAGAGCTGAAAGCGGAAGGACTGCCGCTGGAACACGTGGTGGACGAGCGGAACAGGAACATTCTTCACCAGGCAGTGGATTGGGATGAGTTAGAGCTGATCAAAAACCTGCTGGCCTGTGGCACTGACCTACACCAAAAGGATGACGAAGGCAATTGGCCAATATTTTCGGTTCGAAGTATGGACGCGTTTGAATTGCTGTACGACAAATTGCGCATAGATCCAACGGTCACCAACGACCATGGGTACAATCTGCTGCATTTCGCCAGCAAGGTGGGAAGCTACTCCCGCCAAGCGATCCTCACGAAGCTGCTGGAGCTCGGGTTCGATATAAACCAGCCGACGCACGACGGTAATGTACCACTGTCTCTAGCGAACTGCTGTTCGACGGTCAGCTACCTGCTCAAGCAAGGTGCCGTAGTGGAGCTAGTGAACGGAAGCGCATTGGTGCAGACGTTGCACGGTAAGCAGCACTGTGCGGCTTGGGCTTTACTACCGAAAATTGCACACCTCAGCTGGTTCCCCGAGATTGCGCACGCTTTCCTGCCCTGGATGCTGGGCAATCAGAATCGTGACTTTTTCACCTGCAGCTGTGGTCGATATCTGGAACAGTATCCCGACATACGAAAAACGTTATTTGACAGTTTGTACAACCATTCCCGAACGGAAGCGGCCGAGTTCTTTCGGAAGGTGTGTCACCGGGCAATCAACGACGCGGCTCGTTGGTTTTTGGACTATGGCTACCAAATCGATTTCGACGTGCGCGACGAGTACGGCTGCACACCGCTGCTGGGTATGCTCGTGTACATGGAGGAACCCAATCTGGACGTGATAGAACGGTTGCTGCAGAAGGGCGTAACACTGAAAGCAAGGGATAACTGGGGGCGAAATCCGTTGATTGCGATTGCACACCGTTTTCGGAGCGCCCAATGGTACGGCCATTCGCTAAACACCATCGAGCTGCTGCTTGATCATGGTGTGGAAATTAACGCACAGGATGATAGTGGAAACACTGCCCTGCATTACGCGTTTGAGGAAATGCAGCTCGAGCTGGCGGAGCTATTAATGGCTCGCGGTGCAGATAGGAAGCTCAAAAACAACGCACAGAAACTGCCCTATCAGATGGTTCACAAAAGTTTGCAACCTATATATGCGTTCCTTGGTTAG
- the LOC121593344 gene encoding tectonin beta-propeller repeat-containing protein — translation MPSTLLFANSNEGRVYALSTSGSAWREFLYLGLEFKKICVVPHFMWAIGGDRQVYVHVHGLDVPIRLKEEAYENERWLPIEGFSNRLLPTDRYHFSNADGTVDRNIDKVRLPSMAWQWEGEWQLDLTLDGQPLDHDGWTYAVDFPATYHPQKNWKSCVRRRKWVRFRRYCALNSWCAVAPLHKDPTQEPFIDVSIGGANVPGASPGLLLVWAVTAHGRVMFRSGVSTTAPEGLRWTAVTTPSGCEVSQISVGATGLVWAVLYNGRAIVRAGITRDTLTGNNWLEVKPPGTNLKIAQVAVGTNSVWCVTNDNHVWFRRGVHGEASGVSEDAAIGSGWVEMVGNISYVSVAANDQVFAVGSEDRALYFRSGVSGTDPTGKKWRLIQLPMQLSRTSSNFSFTSRQSGNSSPTTTKHRSLNSLYKERLQQEAGNAGAAGGGTMAGGAGIEETSRSAPTANVKNRPELWHKPELSPDALATQLEAKQHQQQQQQQQQHVGSLVESKLAKKVSLESVAGTSVPVSNEVYEISGKQLKNSRAWSPVRSVGSVVGTEAHPETDSSVFEGETSRDSGVFGECEDHGGSQNWTDCEVQWVGCSAGAVTVDPALLPNWFNDSYSQNASEELNQSWRLQLLDDLKKRLPAGEMESGAFAHYEKAIEMSSWVKSGEARCAKSGHPFEDCLIELEWVNNQGTGPDSGTLTVLNSDGITTKMQFSLSEITCIMCCSEPGSPRLAIHAPRLPPGSSPLKLQFSGDTDLEDWISHLTSVCCQINEVQGRPSARSVWITSGMGDVFVFDPINLESAQWEEAAKSYRQRIDLTATETPYLTALHNGMLIGSRLEISGFIYDDADQVRFDLQGHPTVRLRHKLETQRNIPLHINPRFNENLTVFNSMAASAWSEDEIRDKLVSFAPGAEFKLEIYSDTDGFRVQVNGKEHPKFHYRSGLAPDTVCSLYSSGRVKILQIVYDSPRIIIPLRDVYWRQIGGHMKRVVSSKAGVVWGIGYDNTAWVYSGGWGGAFLKGLETSSQGINVMTDTQNYYIYENQRWNPLSGFSSTGLPTDRHMWSDVTGKHKRSKEHAKLLSMHWQWISDWMVDFHNPGGVDRDGWQYAVDFPASYHAKKQFTDYVRRRRWYRKCRLTTSGPWQEIGNTKVVDVALQPDSDDADCTITVWAIAANGDVLYRRGVSQSQPAGTGWEHVPCDQPLTSISIYDNKVWTVGKNGSAFLRCGITVDNPLGSKWQLIEPPGGVSFKQISTGKCGIWALDTVGRLSVRKEINGTFPEGSHWQLLPNVLNDPPHYEGNSGFKNVSVSEHVFAVSQSGYVCKRSGITPLNPAGTGWILGIQANWSSVNVTGFYD, via the exons ATGCCCAGCACGCTGCTATTCGCCAACAGCAATGAGGGCCGTGTCTATGCACTATCCACTTCCGGATCGGCCTGGCGCGAGTTCCTCTACCTCGGGCTGGAGTTTAAGAAGATCTGTGTGGTGCCACACTTTATGTGGGCGATCGGGGGCGACAGGCAGGTGTACGTGCACGTGCACGGGCTAGACGTGCCGATACGCCTCAAGGAGGAAGCGTACGAGAACGAGCGCTGGCTGCCGATCGAAGGCTTCTCGAACCGCTTGCTGCCGACGGATCGGTACCATTTCTCCAACGCGGACGGTACCGTCGACCGAAACATCGACAAGGTGCGGCTACCCTCGATGGCGTGGCAGTGGGAGGGCGAGTGGCAGCTCGATCTGACCCTCGACGGGCAGCCGCTCGACCATGACGGGTGGACGTATGCGGTCGACTTTCCCGCCACCTACCATCCGCAGAAGAACTGGAAGTCGTGCGTCCGGCGCCGGAAGTGGGTACGCTTCCGGCGCTACTGTGCGCTAAACTCCTGGTGTGCTGTCGCCCCACTGCATAAAGATCCGACGCAGGAACCGTTCATCGACGTTTCGATCGGCGGCGCCAATGTGCCCGGCGCATCGCCAggactgctgctggtgtgggCCGTAACGGCGCACGGCCGGGTGATGTTCCGGTCGGGCGTCAGTACCACCGCACCGGAAGGGTTGCGCTGGACGGCAGTTACCACACCGTCCGGGTGCGAGGTGTCTCAGATATCGGTCGGTGCCACCGGGCTGGTCTGGGCCGTGCTGTACAACGGGCGAGCGATCGTGCGGGCCGGCATCACGCGGGACACACTGACCGGCAACAATTGGCTGGAGGTGAAACCGCCCGGAACCAATCTCAAGATCGCGCAAGTGGCCGTCGGCACCAACTCGGTGTGGTGCGTGACGAACGACAATCACGTGTGGTTCCGGCGCGGCGTACACGGGGAAGCGTCGGGCGTTAGCGAAGATGCCGCCATCGGGAGCGGGTGGGTGGAGATGGTTGGCAACATTTCGTACGTCTCCGTGGCGGCCAACGATCAGGTGTTTGCCGTCGGGTCGGAAGATCGCGCCCTGTACTTCCGGTCCGGCGTGTCGGGCACCGATCCGACCGGCAAGAAGTGGCGCCTCATTCAGCTGCCGATGCAGCTCAGCCGTACGTCGAGTAATTTTTCCTTCACCAGCCGGCAAAGTGGAAACAGCTCGCCTACTACGACGAAGCACCGCAGCTTGAACAGCCTGTACAAGGAGCGGCTGCAGCAGGAAGCGGGCAACGCGGGTGCCGCTGGCGGCGGAACGATGGCCGGCGGGGCGGGCATCGAGGAAACGTCCCGTTCGGCACCGACGGCAAACGTGAAGAACCGACCGGAACTGTGGCACAAACCGGAATTGTCGCCCGATGCGCTTGCGACCCAGCTGGAAGCGaaacagcatcaacagcagcagcagcagcaacagcagcacgtcGGAAGTCTGGTGGAGAGCAAGCTCGCCAAGAAGGTGTCGCTGGAGAGTGTGGCCGGCACGAGCGTCCCGGTGAGCAACGAGGTGTACGAGATTTCGGGCAAGCAGCTGAAAAACTCGCGCGCCTGGAGCCCAGTCCGGTCGGTTGGTTCGGTGGTCGGCACAGAGGCACACCCGGAAACGGACTCGAGCGTGTTCGAGGGCGAAACGTCCCGCGATTCGGGCGTGTTTGGCGAGTGTGAAGACCACGGCGGGTCGCAGAACTGGACCGACTGTGAGGTACAGTGGGTGGGCTGCTCCGCCGGTGCCGTCACAGTCGATCCGGCCCTACTGCCGAACTGGTTCAACGATAGTTATTCGCAGAACGCGTCGGAAGAGCTGAACCAATCCTGGCGGCTGCAGCTGCTGGACGATCTCAAGAAACGTCTGCCAGCGGGCGAGATGGAGAGCGGCGCCTTTGCACACTACGAAAAGGCGATTGAAATGAGCTCGTGGGTGAAATCGGGCGAAGCGCGCTGCGCCAAGTCGGGCCACCCGTTCGAGGACTGTCTGATCGAGCTGGAATGGGTGAACAATCAGGGTACCGGGCCCGACTCGGGCACGCTGACCGTGCTCAACTCGGACGGCATTACGACCAAGATGCAGTTCTCGCTGTCCGAAATTACGTGCATCATGTGCTGCAGTGAGCCCGGTTCCCCCCGGCTGGCCATCCATGCTCCTCGGCTGCCACCGGGATCGTCGCCATTGAAGCTGCAGTTCAGCGGCGATACGGATTTGGAGGATTGGATCTCGCATCTCACCTCGGTCTGCTGCCAAATCAACGAGGTGCAGGGTCGACCGTCGGCCCGCTCGGTGTGGATAACATCCGGGATGGGCGATGTGTTCGTGTTCGATCCGATCAATCTGGAGTCAGCGCAGTGGGAGGAAGCGGCCAAGAGCTACCGCCAACGAATCGATCTGACAGCGACCGAAACACCTTACCTAACAGCTCTTCATAATGG GATGCTTATCGGTTCACGGCTGGAAATTTCGGGCTTCATATACGACGACGCCGACCAGGTGCGGTTCGATCTGCAGGGCCACCCGACCGTCCGGTTGCGCCACAAGCTGGAAACGCAGCGCAACATTCCGCTGCACATCAATCCAAGGTTTAACGAGAACTTGACCGTGTTTAACTCGATGGCAGCATCGGCGTGGAGCGAGGACGAAATACGGGACAAGCTGGTATCGTTCGCACCGGGGGCAGAATTCAAGCTGGAAATCTACAGCGATACGGACGGGTTCCGGGTGCAGGTGAATGGCAAAGAGCATCCCAAGTTTCACTACCGCAGCGGACTCGCACCGGACACCGTGTGCAGTCTGTACAGCAGCGGCCGGGTAAAGATACTGCAGATCGTGTACGACAGTCCGCGAATCATCATCCCGCTGCGCGATGTGTACTGGCGCCAGATCGGGGGCCACATGAAGCGGGTCGTCTCAAGCAAGGCCGGTGTCGTTTGGGGCATCGGTTACGACAACACGGCCTGGGTGTACTCGGGCGGATGGGGCGGCGCGTTCCTGAAGGGGCTGGAGACGAGCAGCCAGGGCATCAACGTAATGACGGACACGCAAAACTACTACATCTACGAGAACCAGCGCTGGAATCCGCTTTCCGGCTTCTCCTCCACCGGACTGCCGACCGACCGGCACATGTGGAGCGACGTGACGGGCAAGCACAAGCGCAGCAAGGAGCACGCCAAGCTGCTGTCGATGCACTGGCAGTGGATCAGCGATTGGATGGTAGACTTCCACAATCCGGGCGGGGTCGATCGCGACGGGTGGCAGTATGCGGTCGATTTCCCTGCTTCGTACCATgcgaaaaagcagttcacggACTACGTGCGACGACGCCGCTGGTACCGCAAGTGTCGGCTAACGACGAGCGGACCGTGGCAGGAAATCGGCAACACCAAGGTGGTGGACGTAGCGCTCCAGCCGGATAGCGATGATGCGGACTGCACCATCACGGTTTGGGCGATTGCGGCAAACGGAGATGTACTGTACCGTCGCGGTGTTTCCCAGTCTCAGCCAGCG GGTACTGGCTGGGAACACGTTCCATGCGATCAACCCCTCACCAGTATTAGTATTTACGACAACAAAGTTTGGACGGTGGGCAAAAATGGCAGTGCATTCCTGCGATGTGGTATTACGGTGGACAATCCACTCGGCAGCAAATGGCAACTGATTGAACCACCGGGAGGCGTTAGTTTTAAGCAAATCTCGACAGGAAAGTGTGGCATCTGGGCATTGGATACGGTTGGGCGGCTTTCGGTGCGGAAGGAAATTAACGGAACCTTTCCGGAGGGTAGCCACTGGCAGCTACTGCCCAACGTTCTGAATGATCCTCCGCACTATGAGGGAAACAGTGGGTTTAAGAACGTTTCGGTTAGCGAGCACGTATTTGCCGTCTCCCAATCTGGCTACGTATGCAAACGTAGCGGTATTACGCCCTTGAATCCAGCAGGCACTGGATGGATTCTCGGTATTCAG GCAAACTGGAGTTCCGTAAATGTGACTGGGTTTTACGATTGA
- the LOC121594841 gene encoding uncharacterized protein LOC121594841, whose protein sequence is MAKVTILLIVALASSVFAKPYEVTEKKAGHPVGEIAPLKGLSFGANRFSDDYLIQLYERFLHIHPLKHPGLEDQHEKRSTDGEEEALEEKARPDAHKEPGDMEEKKGPAGSNKTELAEDEERQGSNVPPKDAPSSNGEKEGKKNELDEVKESERNELKPKTPENLNNDQHRKPNIKDKAKSDDKVVKQDYVKNIKDQERRSPLVQINVNVGPAV, encoded by the coding sequence ATGGCAAAAGTTACCATCCTCCTTATTGTTGCTCTTGCTTCATCAGTTTTTGCCAAACCCTATGAAGTCACTGAGAAGAAAGCTGGCCATCCAGTTGGGGAAATTGCCCCGCTGAAGGGGCTTTCGTTCGGAGCAAACCGATTTTCTGACGACTATTTAATCCAGCTGTACGAAAGGTTCCTGCACATACATCCGCTTAAACATCCCGGATTGGAAGATCAGCATGAGAAGCGTTCAACAGATGGGGAGGAGGAGGCTTTAGAAGAGAAAGCTCGACCAGATGCGCATAAGGAACCGGGTGATATGGAGGAAAAGAAAGGTCCCGCTGGAAGCAACAAGACAGAACTAGCCGAGGATGAAGAACGGCAAGGGTCGAATGTCCCACCGAAGGATGCTCCATCAAGCAACggagaaaaggaaggaaaaaagaatgaaTTGGACGAAGTGAAAGAATCCGAGAGGAATGAATTGAAGCCAAAAACACCAGAAAACCTCAACAACGATCAACACCGGAAACCAAATATTAAGGATAAAGCTAAGAGCGACGATAAAGTTGTAAAACAAGATTATGTGAAGAATATCAAGGACCAGGAAAGACGTTCTCCCCTGGTACAAATTAACGTCAATGTAGGGCCGGCAGTATAA
- the LOC121594839 gene encoding ankyrin repeat and MYND domain-containing protein 2: MSSEKPNTAQDAADGSDTKPAAPKVVLTADQQAIFNRIEKNENSELRLLLSQYKASVDFVDENGMTPLQHAAYKGNKEAVQLLLDQGADVNSSKHEYNYTALHFGALSGSAEVCLKLLMAGADAKAINSVGRTAAQMGAFVANHEAVGTINNFVPLKDVECYTVARGQKEALLPVVLLEPFHSFIMQVNIHPVRILLNLQRYGLLASDMKNLRAVLVEMMEREMKRRGEVNEVMAFKYHYLGYVMGEIVKHRDYANSRRDAQQEQKTDFVELFAKRVLKPNKDGTLEYVEALVRECVREFPFRDCTIFRQMVTQLASKENLAPALDIVRAAINGQRGFQDTITYCSSCGEEKPDKKCSKCKEVQYCDRECQRLHWFTHKKVCSRPSGAAGEAPNAAAAKDIDSTEISEQLQKLVAG, translated from the coding sequence ATGTCATCCGAAAAACCTAACACTGCGCAGGATGCCGCCGACGGCAGCGATACGAAACCCGCCGCACCGAAGGTGGTGCTGACCGCTGACCAGCAGGCAATATTTAATCGCattgaaaagaatgaaaatagCGAACTGCGCCTGTTGCTGTCGCAGTACAAAGCCAGCGTCGATTTTGTGGACGAAAATGGCATGACACCGCTGCAGCACGCGGCGTACAAGGGCAACAAGGAGGCggtacagctgctgctggaccaGGGCGCGGATGTGAACTCCAGCAAGCACGAGTACAACTACACAGCGCTGCACTTTGGTGCCCTGTCCGGGAGTGCTGAGGTGTGTCTGAAGCTGCTGATGGCTGGTGCCGATGCGAAGGCAATTAATTCCGTCGGTCGCACCGCCGCCCAGATGGGTGCATTCGTGGCGAACCACGAGGCGGTCGGTACGATCAACAACTTCGTCCCGCTGAAGGACGTGGAGTGCTATACGGTTGCACGGGGCCAAAAGGAAgcgctgctgccggtggtgctgctggagcCATTCCATAGCTTTATCATGCAGGTCAATATCCACCCGGTGCGGATACTGCTGAACCTGCAGCGGTACGGTCTGCTGGCCTCGGACATGAAGAACCTGCGAGCGGTGCTGGTGGAGATGATGGAGCGCGAGATGAAGCGGCGCGGTGAGGTGAACGAGGTGATGGCCTTCAAGTACCATTATCTTGGGTACGTGATGGGCGAAATTGTGAAGCACCGCGACTACGCCAACTCACGGCGCGATGCGCAACAGGAACAGAAGACCGATTTCGTCGAGCTGTTTGCCAAGCGGGTGCTGAAACCGAACAAGGACGGCACGCTGGAGTACGTGGAAGCGCTCGTGCGCGAGTGTGTGCGAGAGTTCCCGTTCCGTGACTGCACCATCTTCCGGCAGATGGTGACGCAGCTCGCCAGCAAGGAGAATCTCGCCCCGGCCCTCGACATTGTCCGTGCGGCCATCAATGGGCAGCGCGGCTTCCAGGACACGATCACGTACTGCAGCTCGTGCGGCGAGGAAAAGCCGGACAAAAAGTGCTCCAAGTGCAAGGAGGTGCAGTACTGCGACCGGGAGTGCCAGCGGTTACATTGGTTCACCCACAAGAAGGTATGCAGCCGACCGTCTGGAGCGGCCGGCGAGGCACCGAACGCGGCCGCCGCCAAGGACATCGATTCGACGGAGATTAGCGAGCAGCTGCAAAAGTTGGTCGCCGGTTGA
- the LOC121594434 gene encoding neurogenic locus notch homolog protein 1-like, with amino-acid sequence MFRFHSPCSFTLLCAIALVAVLIRSTQSCDLDQTQQGCRIDNGQCTCAFGCKSEFRYATKKECQDALKGRSSDICNRQPCMNGGTCTQVTTMPQYKCRCEGTGYWGNRCHRMCPKPDQLPPGTKFPHECVVI; translated from the exons ATGTTTAGATTTCATTCACCGTGCTCATTTACTCTGCTGTGTGCGATCGCACTAG TGGCCGTACTTATCAGGTCGACGCAGAGCTGTGATCTGGACCAAACGCAACAGGGATGCCGGATAGATAACGGTCAGTGCACTTGTGCGTTTGGCTGCAAATCGGAATTTCGCTACGCCACCAAGAAGGAGTGCCAGGATGCATTGAAG GGACGCTCCAGTGACATCTGCAACCGACAGCCATGCATGAACGGGGGTACGTGCACGCAAGTAACGACAATGCCACAGTACAAGTGTCGCTGCGAAGGAACCGGCTACTGGGGCAACCGATGTCACCGAA TGTGTCCTAAACCCGACCAGCTGCCCCCGGGCACCAAGTTCCCTCACGAGTGTGTCGTTATTTAG